A region of Vitis vinifera cultivar Pinot Noir 40024 chromosome 13, ASM3070453v1 DNA encodes the following proteins:
- the LOC100853548 gene encoding uncharacterized protein LOC100853548, which translates to MDDNSTSSGSLYESTSSSEEGDDLDEIFIAHIMNEYEEIFLCKTPQRTSMLSGAQFVRDMIEGHPQTCYELFWMDKETFMNLCDHLKRHENLQDTRFVTVEEAVAMFLLIVGHNVRMRVVVDRFQHSTETIARHFKEVRRALCRLGKILICPNNMTNEVSSYVASNPKYFPWFKDCIGAIDGTHISAWVPADRQTSFKDESAAAMVACRDQIAEVMWANYINVNP; encoded by the exons ATGGATGATAATAGCACAAGCAGTGGTTCACTATATGAGTCAACTTCATCTTCTGAAGAGGGTGATgatttagatgaaatttttattgcTCACATTATGAATGAGTatgaggaaatatttttatgcaaGACACCTCAAAGGACATCAATGTTAAGTGGTGCACAATTTGTAAGAGATATGATAGAAGGTCATCCTCAGACATGCTATGAACTATTTTGGATGGATAAAGAAACATTTATGAACCTTTGTGATCATCTTAAGAGACATGAAAACTTACAGGATACACGATTTGTCACAGTTGAAGAGGCAGTGGCTATGTTCTTACTAATCGTAGGACATAATGTGAGAATGAGGGTTGTAGTAGACCGTTTTCAACACTCCACAGAGACTATCGCTCGACACTTTAAAGAAGTTAGACGTGCATTATGTCGACTTGGCAAAATTCTCATATGTCCTAACAATATGACCAATGAGGTGTCTTCATATGTTGCtagtaatcctaaatattttccatggtttaag GACTGTATTGGTGCAATTGATGGCACTCATATTAGTGCATGGGTCCCAGCTGATAGACAAACCAGTTTTAAAG ATGAGAGTGCAGCAGCTATGGTAGCTTGTAGAGATCAAATTGCTGAAGTGATGTGggcaaattatattaatgtcaATCCATga